AAGCATCCACACCTGTAAAATCGCTCTGCCCTTTTCATGAGCATAAAACCTCTCTCCACATTTGTGTGAGTACAGTGTGTATATGGATACGCCATACAGGGTCAGTCCAGGGATTGCTTTGAGCAAGCAGGTAGgtgttttattgcagaagagacgtaTGCAATAAAATGCCTCCCTGCTCAGTGTATCATAGTGGAACTTTGGTTCCGCTTTAAGGATACACCTGTGTGACATCCGTGCAGGTCCCTAAAGATCCAGCTGAAGGTATATGCCAATCTATGTATGTAAAAGATGAGCTGTGCACAGTCTATTCTACCTCCTGAACTGTTGTTTGTTTGTGTTAAGTgggtttacttaaagtggaatttccatcccaaaatgttgttttcattattgtgctcattagatctaaaaaataaaaaaaaatgttttttttactcatctggcaatgtctgttgctatgcagtcccacaaaatctgcctttggaatcacctaggatcctgacatcatctccctctaatgctcctgggaaatgtgtgtcatcatttcccaggatgcagtgcgctacccaattatcactccccatccaagacttccaggaagtaagtgcttgtgggcttcacaatgcccacaagcaaaatgacaacggtgtggacatagttttataaactatcttttttgaataactatgcggagcggcggcggattgtaaaatagtaagtgaccggatttatattataaaaacacatgatgaaaggacatccaTTTACAAAATGCTagttgtggttggaaccccgatTTAACCATAGAAAACCTTGGTAGAGCTTTTAGCCAAGCTTTGCTTTTACTGGAAAAGTTGCCCTTCTTCTTAGATGATCTACTGGTCACCTCTGTTTACTTAGTATTTCAGCATGTGCTTAGTTTTAATTTCCTAGGGTTGTGGCCTCAGGCCCTAGTCTTCTCCTTTTTTATATTTCCCTTGTTCGGGTGTCCTCGTTATTGTCTGAACAGCATCAGCAGTTCCTAGTGGCTGTCCAGTGGTTGAGTTCTGTCAGAATCCAGAAGGGAAGTGACACGATTTGGAGGGAAATGTCTGGCACTGGATGACCTGCCCGCATCTACAGTGCTAGATTAGTGGTCCTTGTGCACAGATGGGGTGCTGTAAAGGGGCCTGGACAGTAGACTTGGGTTAGTATACCTGGCTTCACaagtaagggggaaaaaaacacaagtagGATAAGTAAGAGGAGGTTCATGTTTTAACctcctgggacccgcgctatagtcaaatgatggctacagcgcggatcccaaaatccaacaggacgtcaatagacgtccgcccctttgggtggtccccgcgcgcgctccagagcacgcagcggggaaactctgtgttggccgtgtcccatggacacagccaattacagatcgccgcgaacggccaatcagagtggccgtttgcgatgcgatctgtgcggccaatgagagatgatctcatatgtaaacatatgagatcatctctcattgccgttttaaacagacagcgtcctgtctctggagaggagaccgatctgtgtcccttgtacatagggacatagatcggtcacctcccccagtcaccccccctccacctacagttagaacacaatgcagggatacatttaaccccttcctcaccccctagtgttaaccccttcaatgccagtcacatttatactgtaattagtgcatatttatagcactgatcgcagtataaatgtgaatggcgtcaaaagtgtccgatgtctccgccataacgtcgcagtcccaataaaattcgcagatcgccgccattactagtaaaaaaataataataattctgtcccctattttgtaggcgctataactttcgcttattgcgtttttttttttttttttaccaaaaatatgtagaagaatacgtatcggcctaaactgagaaaaaaacgtttttttttttttttttaaattgggatatttattatagcaacaagtaaaaaatattgtattttttttcaaaattgtcgctcttttttgtttatagcgcaaaaaataaaaaccgcacaggcgatcaaataccaccaaaagaaagctctatttgtgggggaaaaaaggcgtcaattttgtttgggagccacgtcgcacgaccgcgcaattgttagttaaagcgacgcagtgccggaagctgaaatttcacctgggcaggaggggggtatatgtgcccagtaagcaagtggttaaactgagttTAGCTTCAAAGGCACTGTACATTATCAAATGTCTTTGTTGTATTAACTAGGCATTAGCGTAGTTATATTTTCTGTTGTGGCTGCAGTTTGTaggtccatgtattcattcaccttGCTTGTTTCAATTATCTAAAAAGACAAGCAACGTTTTCTTTTGGATCACAATCCATGCCTCACCATTTGCGCTGTTGCATCACAAATGTGGGAGTGCTAATATTAAAGACTGCTGGTGATCTCTCTCTGCTCTGTCTGCTTGTGTCCTTTTCAGATCTAATTCATTAGCTCCCACTTGGAGAGCACTAAACTAAGAGAACCAAGgattgtgacatgtcattttgttcacaggaagtgtcagttggtcatgcattaaagtggttgtaaaccccttttgactacttttacctataggtaagcctagaataaggcttacctataggtagtggaaatatctcctaaacgtgcgccgcttaggagatattgcacttgtagtccgccgaaaatgttaacggcgcatgcgcagggaagAAACGAAACTCTGTGCCGTTTCTTCTCCAGCCTGCGCCGTTAATGGCGGCTCTAgtgcacatgcgtgggagtgacgtcacgtggcTCTGGCGAATCACAGATCAGCCCGGAAGAAAGAGGAGACAAGATGGACGATGCCTACacgggacatcgctggattcttttgccggttagtgtcacataatgggctagtatgcgatgcatactagcccattatgtttttAATTTGCAGGCTTTTCAggtagcaaaagaggaagtaaaacccatcagggtttacttcctctttaacctgtGTAGTACCAAGCTGCATGCCTCATGTTTGAACAAAGGAATGTGAATATCTACTCCACTATAGGCTATTTGTACATACCAACAAATGACATCATTAAACCATATGATGAATGCACATCTTATGCAAGTGAAATTCACAAGGTGAAGGTCTATAATGCCTTCAAATACTTATtgcacactagggttgtcccgataccacttttttaagactgagtacaagtaccgataccgattaccaataaatgtttttaatctcatgtgacagtggcacttgtgtccgaatttttttttttttaaggggtactgttggggggctttggtgagagatCAGGGGTCCTaatagacctctgacatctccccttttaaaaaggggaaagggactagggacacatattccacagtccctttctcagcagccttaactgcgctgaaaatgaatggagagaagacagcagctcctctccattcataaactgaaacttgaaaacacagtttacgatgtttcagttatgtgaatggacagagtcagtgatcactgtacattcggaaaaggtaagAGATGGATTTACCTACCTTgctgatttcactaaagcagttgaaagccgtgggggggggggggggggggggagagagaagcggagaaacgTCTGTCAGACTTTGCAATCTATAcaggggtgatcagtgcttgtaactcccccaccgcactgatcaccctgactgcccagatATAGTgtaaagcatcggagcatttgtccGAGTACtctggcaaatgctcggtatcggtaccaataCTATTAtttgtatcgggacaaccctattgcgcacacacaggtttgctttaaaaaagCAACCCTATAATCACAGATGGGAGCTTAACAACTTGAACTCTGGAATATTTACCCCTTCATGATCAGACTGTTTTTGCTGTTCAGCACTGCaatactttaactggtaattgctcggtcatgctatgctgtacccaaactaaacttgtatgattttttttcacacaaatagagctttcttttggtggtattttatcaccactgtgtgttttattgtttgcgatataagcaaaaaaaaagaccaaacattttgggggggaaaaaaacgtatacTTTATACTTTCTGAtgcaaaacatatccaataaaaaaataaaatcgaatttcttcataaattgtgattctgtgttgattgtcaacacagagctctgggctgtgactACACTCCAGATCAGCAGATCCCGATTGTGAATCATTGGCTGGAACTTGCTGACATCACAGTGGGTGCCAATAAGGATGGGGCACACGTTCCCTTGGAAGCAGGCAGCAACGTATGGGTATGTTGTATTGCCTGTGCGGGACGCCCGTATGCAGTACATTGCAGGCGGGCAGTCCAGAAGTGGCTAAtttgttattgtttatttttaaggCTAGAGCTACATAGGTGATACTTGCTTCAGAAAATTGATTGTGATTTGGGATTCAAGAAGTAGATAGAGAACATTACACTACACATGCTTCTTCCAAGTCCGCTGCTGCTGATATTGTGAGGTATCTGTAtataccagggctcgacaaatcccggtcgccatggtgactagaaatagggtcctggcaacttggcttggaaggggggcaccatctggtggtgagcggTTGGTATtaaaagttattaccaccagatgtgtaagctggccccatctggtggtggccgttggtattacaagttaagcattacaagttaaacagcaattctaatgtcatttttcactattttcactgccatcttcttccctctaattagaacccccaaacattatatatattttttatcctaacaccctagagagaaaaatggcgatcgttgcaatactttgtcacgccgtatttgcgcagcggtcttacaagcgcacttttttgggaaaaaattacacttgtcttattttttaattaaaaaaaaaaaaaaaacagtaaagttaacccaatttttttttatattatgaaagataatgttacgccgagtaaattcatacccaacatgtcacgcttcaaaattgcgtccgctcgtggaatgccgacaaacatttaccctttaaaatcttcataggcgacgtttaaaaaaatctacaggttgcatgttttgagttacagaggaggtctaagactagaattattgctctcgctctaccaatcgcggcgatacctcacatgtgtggtttgaacaccgtttacatatgctggcgctgctcacgtatgtgttcgcttctgcgcgcaagctcgtcgggacggggtgcgttttctggctcctaacttttttagctggctcctagattccaagcaaatttgtcaaaccctggtataTACTGCAGATTTGAGATTGCACATCAAGGTAAAATAAATAGACAACTGTTTGAATTCATTAGTAGCCCAATAAATGGTTTTACTTGATGTCTGAAattggttaaaaacaaaaaacacggcAGATTAATAAAAACGTTTTCTCTTTAACAGGGTACCCTTTTCCACCTGTGAGTGGTACATCGTGCACGAGATCTACAATGGTGAAAATACACAAGACCAGTTTGAGTACGAACTGGAGCAAGCACTCGAAGCTCAATACAAATATATAGTTATCGAACCAACCCGTATTGGAGATGAAACTGCACGCTGGATTAGTGTGGGGAACTGCCTACACAAGACAGCAGTACTTTCTGGTACAGTGTGCCTTCTCACTCCACTCGTTTTCCCTTCTGAGTATTCACCATATATGTCTCTGCCAGCTGGTATTCTAAGCTTGGCCTGCTCTACTCTTTATGGAATCTCCTGGCAGTTTGATCCTTGCTGCAAATATCAGGTGGAGTATGATGCCTATAAACTATCAAGACTTCCACTACACACTCTTACCTCCTCTACACCAGTCGTGCTTGTAAGAAAGGATGACGTTCATAGAAAAAGACTACAAAACACAATAGCACTTGCTGCATTGGCATACTGTGTAAAGAAGCTGTACGAACTTTATCTTGTATGATTTCCATGGATGCTGAGCATGCAACAATATAaacctttttttgtgaaatttgaTTGAGATTGAAGAATTTCCCCAGAAAAAAATTTGGTGCTACTGCACTGATTATTTTCAGCGCTTTACGGTAGAAGGATGAGGACCTGCTTTGAAGTCATTAAACCCTAGCTGCAAGTCATAAACATAACGGGGAATACATGAGCTTTAAAAGTGGGTGATGAGGGAGATCTTTTTATGTTGAACATAGACTTATGTATTTGTTGTACTACACTTAACCAGCCAGAAGCCCATGTGACCATTAAAATCAAAACTAAATAAATGGCTACTTGCTTTCATGTTGTGGACTGAGAAAGTTTAAGTACAAAAATGTCTTTAAAGTCTTGTCACTCTAAGCCTAAAGTACTTTCCTGTATTCTGAACCTGGTTTGTACAATTTATCTGATCACACCTGGTTTCCATGCAAGGTTACCATTTTGAAATTTTTTGCTTATTGTTTTTCCCCCTCTTTAATCTTTTGCTGGGCATTCATGCAACAATATGCTCATTCTATATAACTGGCATTTAGAGAATGAGTGATTTGCACACTATAAATTGGCTGTCTAAACATACTAAACAAATTCAACAAAACCTAATCTTTTTCAGATGATTGGTTCTTTTACAAGGAAAGGATCTGTTCTATTATCCATCAATAGTTTATCAGTATGTATGACCAGCATTAatgtttaaagctaaactcccagTATATATAGAAAAAGTTGTGCAGTTATTTATTCATTTAGACAAATTAAACGTATTTAAAAATGCAATCAGAAGTACATAACATTTGTCATAAAATCAGTCTCTTGTAACCCTCTATACAGCAGCACTTAGACTGTAAGGAGGAGGTCTAACACTAGCAGCCAAGCTCTGCTGCTTGTAtgtatccttatgccgcgtacacaccatcactttatgtgatgaaaaaaaaacgacactttctgtgaagtaaaaaatgaagtttttgaaacttcaattttcaaagacgaagttgtctacacaccatcgttttctcacaatgatcttgcaaagtgaggttacgttccaccacgttttaccattgaagctcgcttcataagtagcttctgggcatgcgtggatgaaaaaacgtcttagaaaacgacgttttttgctacacacggtcaatttctgtgaagtaaaaagtgcacttttgaaaaacgacacataaaattgaagcatgcttcaattttttttggtcgttttttacaagacataaaacgacgttttgccccacacacagtcaattaaagtgacgtttttaaaaacgtcattttttttcatcacataaagtgatagtgtgtacgcggcattagaagaggAGGGAGCAAAGGGATGACCTTACCAgtgtcctgctgcttcctcattGTCCAAAGTGGAGGTGTGTTTTGACTAGTGTTCATGACCATGCTATGCTATTGCATTGGTAGTAAAGATATAGATGGGCTGCCCAACGACAGCTTTACAAACCATTTGACAAGTGGAATGTTATACTTTATAATATGTTGTGAGCTAAACAAGTATTGCTTTTGCAGGTGGAATTCTAGACTGCGTTTTCTCATGTTGACCATAATAACCTTAGCTGATTTGATTAAAAAAGCCAATTGGTTACAGAGCTTCATGATTGTAGCAATTGGAGAGAGACAGTCTGGATGCAAGCAGCAGCTGCTGTTCTATAGCTTTACGTCGGGCAAAAAGAATTTGAGGTTGACTACAGATAACAGCCTAGAAGGGGTgaatcattttttacaatcctTTGTcaaccttgcccccccccccccccccccgctgtcagaatacaatacctCAGCGGGAGTGAGTCCCTTATCGATTGTGGATGGGGaatcaagtctttttttttttaaagccactgGTCCTCTATGGGCTGCTtgatggtattaaacccaaaaccaaaaatgtaatatattgcagcttaccaatcattagatatggtggctgcttCAGTTTTCTATGGCTTTTTACATCTGTTTTTACTTGGTGAGCGggacagtaacacacctcctgtattggtgagaccagccctcaaaaattGCACTCTttgctcgcaaaatgcgagtggaatttagtccagggcgagtgaggagcgggggtgaatcaggctgacagtttcctggctgaagcgatcagccaggaaactgtcagccgaaTGACACAGCgagcggcagggctggactgccctGGCGCTGCTTTGAGCCGTGGATGcagctctctccttctcctcctctcataTCACAGACACACAGCGCGtccgctgtgtgtcatggagctgggtctgtgtctgAGAAAACATTAAAGTCTCTGAGGCACCCGGGAAACCAGAGCTGCGGTCAGGACAACTCGCAGCCATTCTAAGCATGAATGACTGCTCAGAAACCTCGGGACTGCACTCTTAGCCCCCTGTACCTCCCCTAGCAGCATTTCATTGCAGGCTGCTGCTTGAGTGGGCGGGATGGGGATGTGCCTTTCTCCCAGAGAAGACGCTCGTCTGAAAGGAAGATGCGTGCACTTTGTAGCTGAGCTGAGCAGAGGGAAGCCATGTGAAAGTTCCTGCAGGTGAGCTCTGCTGCTTGCACTACAGTGTGGATTTGTTTACAGGCACCACTATGCTGAGTTACTGCAACCTAGCATAGAGGTGCTGTTAGCTGACAAAAGAGATCTTCATTCATGAGAAGTGAGAAATGTAACTCAATTAAAGGATTATGACTGCCCccccagtgtatactctcctgatcccccctcccttccagtgtatactctcctgttccctcccttccagtgtatactctcctgttccctcccttccagtgtatactctcctgttccctcccttccagtgtatactctcctgatccccccccctcccctcggtgtatactctcctgttccctcccttccagtgtatactctcctgatcccccccctcccttcagtgtatactctcctgttccctcccttccagtgtatactctcctgatcccccccccctcccctcagtgtatactctcctgttccctcccttccagtgtatactctcctgatctcccctcagtgtatactctcctgttttctcccttccagtgtatactcttctgatcccccctcccttccagtgtatactctcctgatccccccctcccctcagtgtatactctcctgttccctcccttccagtgtatactctcctgatccctacccccagtgtatactctcctgatcccccctcccttcagtgtatactctcctgttccctcccttccagtgtatactctcctgatcccccccctcccctcggtgtatactctcctgttccctcccttccagtttatactctcctgatcccccctcccttcagtgtatattctcctgttccctcccttccagtgtatactctcctgatcccccccctcccctcagtgtatactctcctgacccccccccagtgtatactctcctgacccccccccccccccagtgtatgctctcctgatccctacccccagtgtatgctctcctgatccctacccccagtgtatgctctcctgatccctacccccagtgtatgctctcctgatccctacccccagtgtatgctctcctgatccctacccccagtgtatgctctcctgatccctacccccagtgtatgctctcctgatccctacccccagtgtatgctctcctgatccctacccccagtgtatgctctcctgatccctacccccagtgtatgctctcctgatccctacccccagtgtatgctctcctgattcccccccccccccagtgtatgctctcctgattcccccccccccagtgtatgctctcctgattcccccccccccccagtgtatgctctcctgattcccccccccccagtgtatgctctcctgacccccccgtgtatgctctcctgaccccccccccccgtgtatgctctcctgaccccccccccccccgtgtatgctctc
The Rana temporaria chromosome 6, aRanTem1.1, whole genome shotgun sequence DNA segment above includes these coding regions:
- the LOC120943643 gene encoding transmembrane protein 11-A, mitochondrial; amino-acid sequence: MATWGRRRAGVGRRDRVPFSTCEWYIVHEIYNGENTQDQFEYELEQALEAQYKYIVIEPTRIGDETARWISVGNCLHKTAVLSGTVCLLTPLVFPSEYSPYMSLPAGILSLACSTLYGISWQFDPCCKYQVEYDAYKLSRLPLHTLTSSTPVVLVRKDDVHRKRLQNTIALAALAYCVKKLYELYLV